A single genomic interval of Deltaproteobacteria bacterium harbors:
- a CDS encoding PAS domain S-box protein: protein MRKYLQFLLQNIDDMIFATDLDGILVSFSSGGEKALGYSWAEIAGRAVRELAVDPSEFDRLAAVSQKEGSAIRPEFPFQHKTGRTIYCEVSLNALTNTQGQPVGTVGVCRDITQWKEIQEDLIRVDRLAEIGRTSSGIIHEINNPIAVIGEIAGWIEAVAADAKGLNPEDREEIETAVQHIREQTRRCRSITHQVLSFVRDSGPSKTSIDIHQLLEETASFLHPDLKYKEIEVVLNLMDGPLLMDSDKQLLEQVLVNLMSNAVYAVKEKKETGGRIQIETVRDESMIEIRISDNGIGISEENQKRMYDLFFTTKPRGKGTGLGLPICRNIIGKLGGSLAFKSEAGEGTTFFIRLPAS, encoded by the coding sequence ATGAGGAAGTATTTGCAGTTCCTCCTGCAGAACATCGATGATATGATTTTCGCCACGGATCTCGACGGCATCCTGGTCTCATTCAGCAGCGGGGGAGAAAAGGCACTGGGTTACTCCTGGGCGGAGATCGCAGGTAGAGCCGTCAGGGAGCTGGCTGTTGACCCATCGGAATTTGACAGACTGGCGGCCGTTTCTCAAAAGGAGGGGAGCGCTATCCGTCCGGAGTTTCCATTTCAGCACAAGACCGGCCGCACCATCTACTGCGAGGTCTCTCTGAACGCCCTTACCAATACTCAAGGACAACCCGTCGGAACCGTAGGGGTTTGTCGGGACATCACCCAGTGGAAAGAGATTCAGGAGGATCTCATACGGGTCGACAGGCTGGCCGAAATCGGCCGGACATCATCGGGCATCATCCATGAGATCAATAATCCGATTGCGGTTATCGGTGAAATTGCAGGTTGGATCGAAGCGGTGGCAGCGGACGCCAAGGGACTCAATCCTGAAGATCGAGAAGAGATAGAAACAGCCGTGCAGCATATCAGGGAACAGACGAGACGCTGCCGGAGCATCACCCATCAAGTGTTGAGCTTTGTAAGGGATTCAGGGCCTTCGAAGACATCCATAGACATCCACCAGCTCCTGGAAGAAACCGCTTCTTTTTTGCATCCCGATCTGAAATATAAGGAGATCGAGGTAGTGCTGAATCTTATGGATGGTCCGCTCCTGATGGATTCAGACAAGCAGCTGCTGGAACAAGTCCTGGTCAATCTCATGTCAAATGCTGTCTATGCCGTTAAGGAAAAGAAGGAGACGGGGGGGCGGATCCAGATTGAAACCGTGCGTGATGAATCCATGATCGAGATCAGGATTTCCGACAATGGCATCGGCATTTCCGAAGAAAATCAGAAACGGATGTACGATCTTTTTTTTACCACCAAACCCCGTGGCAAAGGGACGGGCCTCGGCCTTCCCATCTGCCGGAACATCATCGGTAAACTGGGAGGTAGTCTGGCTTTTAAAAGCGAAGCAGGAGAAGGAACGACCTTTTTCATCAGACTCCCTGCCTCTTAA